A portion of the Homo sapiens chromosome 16, GRCh38.p14 Primary Assembly genome contains these proteins:
- the ATXN2L gene encoding ataxin-2-like protein isoform X8 — protein sequence MLKPQPLQQPSQPQQPPPTQQAVARRPPGGTSPPNGGLPGPLATSAAPPGPPAAASPCLGPVAAAGSGLRRGAEGILAPQPPPPQQHQERPGAAAIGSARGQSTGKGPPQSPVFEGVYNNSRMLHFLTAVVGSTCDVKVKNGTTYEGIFKTLSSKFELAVDAVHRKASEPAGGPRREDIVDTMVFKPSDVMLVHFRNVDFNYATKDKFTDSAIAMNSKVNGEHKEKVLQRWEGGDSNSDDYDLESDMSNGWDPNEMFKFNEENYGVKTTYDSSLSSYTVPLEKDNSEEFRQRELRAAQLAREIESSPQYRLRIAMENDDGRTEEEKHSAVQRQGSGRESPSLASREGKYIPLPQRVREGPRGGVRCSSSRGGRPGLSSLPPRGPHHLDNSSPGPGSEARGINGGPSRMSPKAQRPLRGAKTLSSPSNRPSGETSVPPPPAAPPFLPVGRMYPPRSPKSAAPAPISASCPEPPIGSAVPTSSASIPVTSSVSDPGVGSISPASPKISLAPTDVPGLQNEQKRFQLEELRKFGAQFKLQPSSSPENSLDPFPPRILKEEPKGKEKEVDGLLTSEPMGSPVSSKTESVSDKEDKPPLAPSGGTEGPEQPPPPCPSQTGSPPVGLIKGEDKDEGPVAEQVKKSTLNPNAKEFNPTKPLLSVNKSTSTPTSPGPRTHSTPSIPVLTAGQSGLYSPQYISYIPQIHMGPAVQAPQMYPYPVSNSVPGQQGKYRGAKGSLPPQRSDQHQPASAPPMMQAAAAAGPPLVAATPYSSYIPYNPQQFPGQPAMMQPMAHYPSQPVFAPMLQSNPRMLTSGSHPQAIVSSSTPQYPSAEQPTPQALYATVHQSYPHHATQLHAHQPQPATTPTGSQPQSQHAAPSPVQHQAGQAPHLGSGQPQQNLYHPGALTGTPPSLPPGPSAQSPQSSFPQPAAVYAIHHQQLPHGFTNMAHVTQAHVQTGITAAPPPHPGAPHPPQVMLLHPPQSHGGPPQGAVPQSGVPALSASTPSPYPYIGHPQVQSHPSQQLPFHPPGN from the exons ATGTTGAAGCCTCAGCCGCTACAACAGccctcccagccccagcagcCGCCCCCCACGCAACAGGCCGTGGCCCGTCGGCCCCCCGGGGGCACCAGCCCTCCCAACGGCGGCCTCCCGGGGCCGCTGGCCACCTCTGCGGCTCCTCCCGGGCCTCCAGCGGCCGCCTCCCCCTGCCTGGGGCCTGTGGCCGCTGCCGGGAGCGGGCTCCGCCGGGGAGCCGAAGGCATCTTGgcgccgcagccgccgccgccgcagcaaCACCAGGAGAGGCCGGGGGCAGCCGCCATCGGCAGCGCCAG ggGACAGAGCACAGGAAAGGGACCCCCACAGTCACCT GTGTTTGAAGGCGTCTACAACAATTCCAGAATGCTGCATTTCCTTACAGCTGTTGTG GGCTCCACTTGTGATGTAAAGGTGAAAAATGGTACCACTTATGAGGGTATCTTCAAGACGCTAAGCTCAAAG TTTGAACTAGCCGTGGATGCTGTGCACCGGAAAGCATCTGAGCCAGCAGGTGGCCCTCGTCGGGAGGACATTGTGGACACCATGGTGTTTAAGCCAAGTGATGTCATGCTTGTTCACTTCCGAAATGTTGACTTCAACTATGCTACTAAAG ACAAGTTCACCGATTCAGCCATTGCCATGAACTCGAAAGTGAATGGGGAACACAAAGAGAAGGTGCTTCAGCGCTGGGAGGGGGGTGACAGCAACAGCGACGACTATGACCTCGAGTCTGACATG tccAATGGATGGGACCCCAATGAAATGTTCAAGTTCAATGAGGAGAACTACGGTGTGAAGACTACCTATGATAGCAGTCTTTCTTCTTATAC GGTGCCCTTAGAAAAGGACAACTCAGAAGAGTTTCGTCAGCGAGAGCTGCGTGCGGCCCAGTTGGCTCGAGAGATTGAATCAAGCCCCCAGTACCGCCTACGGATCGCCATGGAGAACGACGATGGGCGCACTGAAGAGGAGAAGCACAGTGCAGTCCAGCGGCAGGGCTCAGGGCGGGAGAGCCCCAGCTTGGCATCCAG GGAGGGGAAGTATATCCCTCTGCCTCAACGAGTCCGGGAAGGTCCCCGGGGAGGAGTTCGATGCAGCAGCTCTCGGGGCGGTCGGCCTGGCCTTAGCTCTTTGCCACCTCGTGGCCCTCACCATCTGGACAACAGCAGCCCTGGCCCAGGTTCTGAGGCCCGTGGTATCAATGGAG gcCCTTCCCGCATGTCCCCAAAGGCACAACGGCCTCTGAGAGGTGCCAAGACTCTGTCTTCGCCCAGTAATAGGCCTTCTGGAGAAACTTCTGTTCCACCTCCTCCTGCAG CTCCCCCTTTTCTTCCAGTGGGCCGGATGTATCCCCCGCGTTCTCCCAAGTCTGCTGCCCCTGCCCCAATCTCAGCTTCCTGTCCAGAGCCTCCCATCGGCTCGGCAGTGCCAACCTCTTCAGCCTCCATCCCTGTGACCTCATCAGTCTCAGATCCTGGAGTGGGCTCCATTTCTCCAGCTTCTCCAAAGATCTCCCTGGCCCCCACAGATG TCCCTGGTCTTCAGAATGAACAGAAACGATTCCAACTGGAAGAACTGAGAAAGTTTGGGGCCCAGTTTAAG CTTCAGCCCAGTAGCTCCCCTGAGAACAGCCTGGATCCTTTTCCTCCCCGGATCTTAAAGGAGGAGcccaaaggaaaggagaaagaggttgatgGTCTGTTGACTTCAGAGCCCATGGGGTCTCCCGTCTCCTCCAAGACAGAGTCCGTATCGGATAAGGAGGACAAACCACCCCTGGCACCATCAGGAGGCACTGAGGGGCCAGAGCAGCCCCCACCACCTTGTCCAAGCCAAACTGGCAGCCCCCCGGTGGGCCTCATCAAGGGAGAAGACAAAGATGAGGGCCCTGTTGCTGA ACAAGTAAAGAAATCAACGTTGAACCCTAATGCTAAGGAGTTCAATCCTACAAAGCCTCTGCTGTCTGTG AATAAATCCACCAGTACCCCAACTTCTCCGGGGCCCCGGACTCATTCAACTCCCTCCATCCCGGTGCTGACAGCAGGCCAGAGTGGGCTATACAGCCCCCAGTACATCTCCTACATACCTCAGATCCACATGGGACCAGCTGTGCAG GCACCTCAGATGTATCCATATCCTGTATCCAATTCAGTGCCTGGGCAGCAGGGCAAGTACCGGGGAGCAAAAG gcTCCCTTCCTCCGCAGCGCTCGGACCAACACCAGCCAGCCTCAGCCCCGCCGATGATGCAGGCCGCCGCGGCTGCTGGCCCGCCTCTGGTGGCTGCCACGCCCTATTCTTCCTACATCCCCTACAACCCTCAGCAGTTCCCAGGCCAGCCAGCCATGATGCAGCCCATGGCCCACTACCCCTCACAG CCGGTGTTTGCCCCCATGCTTCAGAGCAACCCACGCATGCTGACGTCGGGCAGCCATCCCCAGGCCATCGTGTCATCCTCTACCCCTCAGTACCCTTCTGCAGAGCAGCCTACCCCCCAAGCCCTTTATG CCACTGTTCACCAGTCCTACCCACACCATGCCACACAGCTCCATGCCCACCAGCCGCAGCCGGCTACCACGCCTACTGGAAGCCAGCCGCAGTCCCAGCATGCGGCCCCCAGTCCTGTCCAG CATCAGGCGGGGCAGGCCCCACACTTGGGCAGTGGACAGCCACAGCAGAATCTGTACCACCCAGGGGCCCTGACAGGCACGCCGCCCTCTCTGCCACCGGGACCTTCTGCCCAGTCCCCTCAGAGCAGCTTCCCCCAGCCAGCCGCTGTGTATGCCATCCACCACCAGCAGCTGCCCCACGGCTtcaccaacatggcccatgttACCCAG gCCCATGTCCAAACTGGAATCACAGCAGCCCCGCCCCCTCACCCTGGGGCTCCCCACCCgccccaggtgatgctgctgcaCCCACCCCAGAGTCATGGGGGGCCCCCCCAAGGCGCGGTGCCCCAGAGTGGGGTGCCTGCACTCTCAGCTTCCACACCCTCACCCTACCCCTACATCGGACACCCCCAAG TTCAATCTCATCCCTCCCAGCAGCTCCCCTTCCACCCCCCGGGGAACTGA
- the ATXN2L gene encoding ataxin-2-like protein isoform 33 (isoform 33 is encoded by transcript variant 41) — translation MLKPQPLQQPSQPQQPPPTQQAVARRPPGGTSPPNGGLPGPLATSAAPPGPPAAASPCLGPVAAAGSGLRRGAEGILAPQPPPPQQHQERPGAAAIGSARGQSTGKGPPQSPVFEGVYNNSRMLHFLTAVVGSTCDVKVKNGTTYEGIFKTLSSKFELAVDAVHRKASEPAGGPRREDIVDTMVFKPSDVMLVHFRNVDFNYATKDKFTDSAIAMNSKVNGEHKEKVLQRWEGGDSNSDDYDLESDMSNGWDPNEMFKFNEENYGVKTTYDSSLSSYTVPLEKDNSEEFRQRELRAAQLAREIESSPQYRLRIAMENDDGRTEEEKHSAVQRQGSGRESPSLASREGKYIPLPQRVREGPRGGVRCSSSRGGRPGLSSLPPRGPHHLDNSSPGPGSEARGINGGPSRMSPKAQRPLRGAKTLSSPSNRPSGETSVPPPPAEPPIGSAVPTSSASIPVTSSVSDPGVGSISPASPKISLAPTDVKELSTKEPGRTLEPQELARIAGKVPGLQNEQKRFQLEELRKFGAQFKLQPSSSPENSLDPFPPRILKEEPKGKEKEVDGLLTSEPMGSPVSSKTESVSDKEDKPPLAPSGGTEGPEQPPPPCPSQTGSPPVGLIKGEDKDEGPVAEQVKKSTLNPNAKEFNPTKPLLSVNKSTSTPTSPGPRTHSTPSIPVLTAGQSGLYSPQYISYIPQIHMGPAVQAPQMYPYPVSNSVPGQQGKYRGAKGSLPPQRSDQHQPASAPPMMQAAAAAGPPLVAATPYSSYIPYNPQQFPGQPAMMQPMAHYPSQPVFAPMLQSNPRMLTSGSHPQAIVSSSTPQYPSAEQPTPQALYATVHQSYPHHATQLHAHQPQPATTPTGSQPQSQHAAPSPVQHQAGQAPHLGSGQPQQNLYHPGALTGTPPSLPPGPSAQSPQSSFPQPAAVYAIHHQQLPHGFTNMAHVTQAHVQTGITAAPPPHPGAPHPPQVMLLHPPQSHGGPPQGAVPQSGVPALSASTPSPYPYIGHPQVQSHPSQQLPFHPPGN, via the exons ATGTTGAAGCCTCAGCCGCTACAACAGccctcccagccccagcagcCGCCCCCCACGCAACAGGCCGTGGCCCGTCGGCCCCCCGGGGGCACCAGCCCTCCCAACGGCGGCCTCCCGGGGCCGCTGGCCACCTCTGCGGCTCCTCCCGGGCCTCCAGCGGCCGCCTCCCCCTGCCTGGGGCCTGTGGCCGCTGCCGGGAGCGGGCTCCGCCGGGGAGCCGAAGGCATCTTGgcgccgcagccgccgccgccgcagcaaCACCAGGAGAGGCCGGGGGCAGCCGCCATCGGCAGCGCCAG ggGACAGAGCACAGGAAAGGGACCCCCACAGTCACCT GTGTTTGAAGGCGTCTACAACAATTCCAGAATGCTGCATTTCCTTACAGCTGTTGTG GGCTCCACTTGTGATGTAAAGGTGAAAAATGGTACCACTTATGAGGGTATCTTCAAGACGCTAAGCTCAAAG TTTGAACTAGCCGTGGATGCTGTGCACCGGAAAGCATCTGAGCCAGCAGGTGGCCCTCGTCGGGAGGACATTGTGGACACCATGGTGTTTAAGCCAAGTGATGTCATGCTTGTTCACTTCCGAAATGTTGACTTCAACTATGCTACTAAAG ACAAGTTCACCGATTCAGCCATTGCCATGAACTCGAAAGTGAATGGGGAACACAAAGAGAAGGTGCTTCAGCGCTGGGAGGGGGGTGACAGCAACAGCGACGACTATGACCTCGAGTCTGACATG tccAATGGATGGGACCCCAATGAAATGTTCAAGTTCAATGAGGAGAACTACGGTGTGAAGACTACCTATGATAGCAGTCTTTCTTCTTATAC GGTGCCCTTAGAAAAGGACAACTCAGAAGAGTTTCGTCAGCGAGAGCTGCGTGCGGCCCAGTTGGCTCGAGAGATTGAATCAAGCCCCCAGTACCGCCTACGGATCGCCATGGAGAACGACGATGGGCGCACTGAAGAGGAGAAGCACAGTGCAGTCCAGCGGCAGGGCTCAGGGCGGGAGAGCCCCAGCTTGGCATCCAG GGAGGGGAAGTATATCCCTCTGCCTCAACGAGTCCGGGAAGGTCCCCGGGGAGGAGTTCGATGCAGCAGCTCTCGGGGCGGTCGGCCTGGCCTTAGCTCTTTGCCACCTCGTGGCCCTCACCATCTGGACAACAGCAGCCCTGGCCCAGGTTCTGAGGCCCGTGGTATCAATGGAG gcCCTTCCCGCATGTCCCCAAAGGCACAACGGCCTCTGAGAGGTGCCAAGACTCTGTCTTCGCCCAGTAATAGGCCTTCTGGAGAAACTTCTGTTCCACCTCCTCCTGCAG AGCCTCCCATCGGCTCGGCAGTGCCAACCTCTTCAGCCTCCATCCCTGTGACCTCATCAGTCTCAGATCCTGGAGTGGGCTCCATTTCTCCAGCTTCTCCAAAGATCTCCCTGGCCCCCACAGATG TAAAAGAACTCTCTACCAAGGAACCTGGGAGAACTCTGGAGCCCCAGGAGCTGGCTCGGATAGCTGGGAAAG TCCCTGGTCTTCAGAATGAACAGAAACGATTCCAACTGGAAGAACTGAGAAAGTTTGGGGCCCAGTTTAAG CTTCAGCCCAGTAGCTCCCCTGAGAACAGCCTGGATCCTTTTCCTCCCCGGATCTTAAAGGAGGAGcccaaaggaaaggagaaagaggttgatgGTCTGTTGACTTCAGAGCCCATGGGGTCTCCCGTCTCCTCCAAGACAGAGTCCGTATCGGATAAGGAGGACAAACCACCCCTGGCACCATCAGGAGGCACTGAGGGGCCAGAGCAGCCCCCACCACCTTGTCCAAGCCAAACTGGCAGCCCCCCGGTGGGCCTCATCAAGGGAGAAGACAAAGATGAGGGCCCTGTTGCTGA ACAAGTAAAGAAATCAACGTTGAACCCTAATGCTAAGGAGTTCAATCCTACAAAGCCTCTGCTGTCTGTG AATAAATCCACCAGTACCCCAACTTCTCCGGGGCCCCGGACTCATTCAACTCCCTCCATCCCGGTGCTGACAGCAGGCCAGAGTGGGCTATACAGCCCCCAGTACATCTCCTACATACCTCAGATCCACATGGGACCAGCTGTGCAG GCACCTCAGATGTATCCATATCCTGTATCCAATTCAGTGCCTGGGCAGCAGGGCAAGTACCGGGGAGCAAAAG gcTCCCTTCCTCCGCAGCGCTCGGACCAACACCAGCCAGCCTCAGCCCCGCCGATGATGCAGGCCGCCGCGGCTGCTGGCCCGCCTCTGGTGGCTGCCACGCCCTATTCTTCCTACATCCCCTACAACCCTCAGCAGTTCCCAGGCCAGCCAGCCATGATGCAGCCCATGGCCCACTACCCCTCACAG CCGGTGTTTGCCCCCATGCTTCAGAGCAACCCACGCATGCTGACGTCGGGCAGCCATCCCCAGGCCATCGTGTCATCCTCTACCCCTCAGTACCCTTCTGCAGAGCAGCCTACCCCCCAAGCCCTTTATG CCACTGTTCACCAGTCCTACCCACACCATGCCACACAGCTCCATGCCCACCAGCCGCAGCCGGCTACCACGCCTACTGGAAGCCAGCCGCAGTCCCAGCATGCGGCCCCCAGTCCTGTCCAG CATCAGGCGGGGCAGGCCCCACACTTGGGCAGTGGACAGCCACAGCAGAATCTGTACCACCCAGGGGCCCTGACAGGCACGCCGCCCTCTCTGCCACCGGGACCTTCTGCCCAGTCCCCTCAGAGCAGCTTCCCCCAGCCAGCCGCTGTGTATGCCATCCACCACCAGCAGCTGCCCCACGGCTtcaccaacatggcccatgttACCCAG gCCCATGTCCAAACTGGAATCACAGCAGCCCCGCCCCCTCACCCTGGGGCTCCCCACCCgccccaggtgatgctgctgcaCCCACCCCAGAGTCATGGGGGGCCCCCCCAAGGCGCGGTGCCCCAGAGTGGGGTGCCTGCACTCTCAGCTTCCACACCCTCACCCTACCCCTACATCGGACACCCCCAAG TTCAATCTCATCCCTCCCAGCAGCTCCCCTTCCACCCCCCGGGGAACTGA
- the ATXN2L gene encoding ataxin-2-like protein isoform X11, whose protein sequence is MLKPQPLQQPSQPQQPPPTQQAVARRPPGGTSPPNGGLPGPLATSAAPPGPPAAASPCLGPVAAAGSGLRRGAEGILAPQPPPPQQHQERPGAAAIGSARGQSTGKGPPQSPVFEGVYNNSRMLHFLTAVVGSTCDVKVKNGTTYEGIFKTLSSKFELAVDAVHRKASEPAGGPRREDIVDTMVFKPSDVMLVHFRNVDFNYATKDKFTDSAIAMNSKVNGEHKEKVLQRWEGGDSNSDDYDLESDMSNGWDPNEMFKFNEENYGVKTTYDSSLSSYTVPLEKDNSEEFRQRELRAAQLAREIESSPQYRLRIAMENDDGRTEEEKHSAVQRQGSGRESPSLASREGKYIPLPQRVREGPRGGVRCSSSRGGRPGLSSLPPRGPHHLDNSSPGPGSEARGINGGPSRMSPKAQRPLRGAKTLSSPSNRPSGETSVPPPPAAPPFLPVGRMYPPRSPKSAAPAPISASCPEPPIGSAVPTSSASIPVTSSVSDPGVGSISPASPKISLAPTDVPGLQNEQKRFQLEELRKFGAQFKLQPSSSPENSLDPFPPRILKEEPKGKEKEVDGLLTSEPMGSPVSSKTESVSDKEDKPPLAPSGGTEGPEQPPPPCPSQTGSPPVGLIKGEDKDEGPVAEQVKKSTLNPNAKEFNPTKPLLSVNKSTSTPTSPGPRTHSTPSIPVLTAGQSGLYSPQYISYIPQIHMGPAVQAPQMYPYPVSNSVPGQQGKYRGAKGSLPPQRSDQHQPASAPPMMQAAAAAGPPLVAATPYSSYIPYNPQQFPGQPAMMQPMAHYPSQPVFAPMLQSNPRMLTSGSHPQAIVSSSTPQYPSAEQPTPQALYATVHQSYPHHATQLHAHQPQPATTPTGSQPQSQHAAPSPVQHQAGQAPHLGSGQPQQNLYHPGALTGTPPSLPPGPSAQSPQSSFPQPAAVYAIHHQQLPHGFTNMAHVTQAHVQTGITAAPPPHPGAPHPPQVMLLHPPQSHGGPPQGAVPQSGVPALSASTPSPYPYIGHPQALSDPDCLLT, encoded by the exons ATGTTGAAGCCTCAGCCGCTACAACAGccctcccagccccagcagcCGCCCCCCACGCAACAGGCCGTGGCCCGTCGGCCCCCCGGGGGCACCAGCCCTCCCAACGGCGGCCTCCCGGGGCCGCTGGCCACCTCTGCGGCTCCTCCCGGGCCTCCAGCGGCCGCCTCCCCCTGCCTGGGGCCTGTGGCCGCTGCCGGGAGCGGGCTCCGCCGGGGAGCCGAAGGCATCTTGgcgccgcagccgccgccgccgcagcaaCACCAGGAGAGGCCGGGGGCAGCCGCCATCGGCAGCGCCAG ggGACAGAGCACAGGAAAGGGACCCCCACAGTCACCT GTGTTTGAAGGCGTCTACAACAATTCCAGAATGCTGCATTTCCTTACAGCTGTTGTG GGCTCCACTTGTGATGTAAAGGTGAAAAATGGTACCACTTATGAGGGTATCTTCAAGACGCTAAGCTCAAAG TTTGAACTAGCCGTGGATGCTGTGCACCGGAAAGCATCTGAGCCAGCAGGTGGCCCTCGTCGGGAGGACATTGTGGACACCATGGTGTTTAAGCCAAGTGATGTCATGCTTGTTCACTTCCGAAATGTTGACTTCAACTATGCTACTAAAG ACAAGTTCACCGATTCAGCCATTGCCATGAACTCGAAAGTGAATGGGGAACACAAAGAGAAGGTGCTTCAGCGCTGGGAGGGGGGTGACAGCAACAGCGACGACTATGACCTCGAGTCTGACATG tccAATGGATGGGACCCCAATGAAATGTTCAAGTTCAATGAGGAGAACTACGGTGTGAAGACTACCTATGATAGCAGTCTTTCTTCTTATAC GGTGCCCTTAGAAAAGGACAACTCAGAAGAGTTTCGTCAGCGAGAGCTGCGTGCGGCCCAGTTGGCTCGAGAGATTGAATCAAGCCCCCAGTACCGCCTACGGATCGCCATGGAGAACGACGATGGGCGCACTGAAGAGGAGAAGCACAGTGCAGTCCAGCGGCAGGGCTCAGGGCGGGAGAGCCCCAGCTTGGCATCCAG GGAGGGGAAGTATATCCCTCTGCCTCAACGAGTCCGGGAAGGTCCCCGGGGAGGAGTTCGATGCAGCAGCTCTCGGGGCGGTCGGCCTGGCCTTAGCTCTTTGCCACCTCGTGGCCCTCACCATCTGGACAACAGCAGCCCTGGCCCAGGTTCTGAGGCCCGTGGTATCAATGGAG gcCCTTCCCGCATGTCCCCAAAGGCACAACGGCCTCTGAGAGGTGCCAAGACTCTGTCTTCGCCCAGTAATAGGCCTTCTGGAGAAACTTCTGTTCCACCTCCTCCTGCAG CTCCCCCTTTTCTTCCAGTGGGCCGGATGTATCCCCCGCGTTCTCCCAAGTCTGCTGCCCCTGCCCCAATCTCAGCTTCCTGTCCAGAGCCTCCCATCGGCTCGGCAGTGCCAACCTCTTCAGCCTCCATCCCTGTGACCTCATCAGTCTCAGATCCTGGAGTGGGCTCCATTTCTCCAGCTTCTCCAAAGATCTCCCTGGCCCCCACAGATG TCCCTGGTCTTCAGAATGAACAGAAACGATTCCAACTGGAAGAACTGAGAAAGTTTGGGGCCCAGTTTAAG CTTCAGCCCAGTAGCTCCCCTGAGAACAGCCTGGATCCTTTTCCTCCCCGGATCTTAAAGGAGGAGcccaaaggaaaggagaaagaggttgatgGTCTGTTGACTTCAGAGCCCATGGGGTCTCCCGTCTCCTCCAAGACAGAGTCCGTATCGGATAAGGAGGACAAACCACCCCTGGCACCATCAGGAGGCACTGAGGGGCCAGAGCAGCCCCCACCACCTTGTCCAAGCCAAACTGGCAGCCCCCCGGTGGGCCTCATCAAGGGAGAAGACAAAGATGAGGGCCCTGTTGCTGA ACAAGTAAAGAAATCAACGTTGAACCCTAATGCTAAGGAGTTCAATCCTACAAAGCCTCTGCTGTCTGTG AATAAATCCACCAGTACCCCAACTTCTCCGGGGCCCCGGACTCATTCAACTCCCTCCATCCCGGTGCTGACAGCAGGCCAGAGTGGGCTATACAGCCCCCAGTACATCTCCTACATACCTCAGATCCACATGGGACCAGCTGTGCAG GCACCTCAGATGTATCCATATCCTGTATCCAATTCAGTGCCTGGGCAGCAGGGCAAGTACCGGGGAGCAAAAG gcTCCCTTCCTCCGCAGCGCTCGGACCAACACCAGCCAGCCTCAGCCCCGCCGATGATGCAGGCCGCCGCGGCTGCTGGCCCGCCTCTGGTGGCTGCCACGCCCTATTCTTCCTACATCCCCTACAACCCTCAGCAGTTCCCAGGCCAGCCAGCCATGATGCAGCCCATGGCCCACTACCCCTCACAG CCGGTGTTTGCCCCCATGCTTCAGAGCAACCCACGCATGCTGACGTCGGGCAGCCATCCCCAGGCCATCGTGTCATCCTCTACCCCTCAGTACCCTTCTGCAGAGCAGCCTACCCCCCAAGCCCTTTATG CCACTGTTCACCAGTCCTACCCACACCATGCCACACAGCTCCATGCCCACCAGCCGCAGCCGGCTACCACGCCTACTGGAAGCCAGCCGCAGTCCCAGCATGCGGCCCCCAGTCCTGTCCAG CATCAGGCGGGGCAGGCCCCACACTTGGGCAGTGGACAGCCACAGCAGAATCTGTACCACCCAGGGGCCCTGACAGGCACGCCGCCCTCTCTGCCACCGGGACCTTCTGCCCAGTCCCCTCAGAGCAGCTTCCCCCAGCCAGCCGCTGTGTATGCCATCCACCACCAGCAGCTGCCCCACGGCTtcaccaacatggcccatgttACCCAG gCCCATGTCCAAACTGGAATCACAGCAGCCCCGCCCCCTCACCCTGGGGCTCCCCACCCgccccaggtgatgctgctgcaCCCACCCCAGAGTCATGGGGGGCCCCCCCAAGGCGCGGTGCCCCAGAGTGGGGTGCCTGCACTCTCAGCTTCCACACCCTCACCCTACCCCTACATCGGACACCCCCAAG CTCTCAGTGACCCCGACTGTCTCCTGACTTAG